In the genome of Bosea sp. BIWAKO-01, the window CAACCCGGCCGGTCCCGACCTCCTTCACAAGCGGAACCAGCTGGACGCCGGGATGCTCGGCGCAGCAAGCAGCTTCTGCGCGGCGATGAGCGCCTCCAGGCGGTTATGGGCGTTCAGCTTGGCCATCAGCGTGGTCATGTGGCTCTTTACGGTCTTGTTGCTGAGCGACAGCTCGCGGGCGATCTCGTTGTTCATCTTCCCACAAAGCAGGAGCCTGATGATCTGCTCCTCCCGGACGCTGAGCCTGTTGCAGGCCGGCTTCTGTCGTTCGTGCGCCTTGTCCTTCAAGGCGCAGATCAGCTTGGTCGCGAACACGGGACTGACATAGACATCGTTGCTCTGCGCGCATTGAAGGGCCTGGA includes:
- a CDS encoding response regulator transcription factor; this encodes MSDRSVAIVDDHPVMMEGVSALLQRWGGFTLAATGKAAGDIVSIICSHQPDDMIVDLVMAGDVFQAIADASRISPKTKIIVFTDSANADDAIRSLDAGAKGYVLKGSPVDDLIQALQCAQSNDVYVSPVFATKLICALKDKAHERQKPACNRLSVREEQIIRLLLCGKMNNEIARELSLSNKTVKSHMTTLMAKLNAHNRLEALIAAQKLLAAPSIPASSWFRL